In Crassostrea angulata isolate pt1a10 chromosome 6, ASM2561291v2, whole genome shotgun sequence, a genomic segment contains:
- the LOC128187784 gene encoding AP-1 complex subunit gamma-1-like isoform X5: MTTPKRLRDLIREIRSARTAADERAVVQKECASIRDSFRDQDNTYKCRNLAKLLYIHMLGYPAHFGQLECLKLIASAKFTDKRIGYLGAMLLLDERQDVHLLVTNSLKNDLNHQTQYIQSLALCTLGTICSVEMSRDLAGEIEKMIKSSNAYIKKKAILCAFCIIRKVPDLMEMFIPATRSLLNEKNHGVLLTAVCLITEMCEKSPDTLHHFRKVVPMLVRILRNLIMAGYSPEHDVFGVSNPFLQVKILRLLRILGKNDTDASETMNDILAQVATNTDTSKNVGHAILYEIVLTIMGIKSEAGLRVLAVNILGRFLLNNDKNIRYVALNTLLRVVQADYNAVQRHRTTIIDCLKDADISIRRRAMELSFALVNTGNIRGMMKELLDFLENCDPEFKADVCSNIVQSTEKYSPTKRWHIDTVMKMLRVAGSYVRDDIVSILIQLIAETSELHNYTVQQLFLLIKDDIHQPSLVQVALWCIGEYGEKLISGVCEEDEPVQVSEDEVIDVLEKVLTHNYSTEVSKEYAMTSLMKLTSRFRTSVGRVKAVIDAYGGSTHVELQQRSVEYSNIFTKYENMRSALLEPMPLIEGSRSKNVLANSESSTDLLNEGNIPNGESTTSVKAKNINNTESQNILDLLDVVPPAGNSANPAPPPSGGANDLLDLLGDVATISNPAPPVKPTPAPNLLDDLMGGDTTHNNQMNGNDGPYKLTAFDKNGLKVELTCERDNGQPNVTIINVKSTNSTATTMSDYIFQAAVPKSFQLQLQSPSGSTLPPMNDGEVTQVIKVNNPQKQAIRLRIKVSYKQNGNNVTDIGEVSSFPSTLWQ, encoded by the exons ATGACAACCCCTAAGAGACTACGGGATCTCATCCGAGAAATCCGGTCAGCCAGAACAGCGGCGGATGAAAGGGCAGTGGTTCAGAAGGAGTGTGCATCCATCCGTGACTCTTTTAGGGATCAGGATAACACTTACAAATGTCGAAACTTGGCCAAGTTACTCTACATTCATATGCTGGGATATCCTGCCCACTTTGGTCAG TTGGAGTGTTTAAAGCTGATTGCCTCCGCAAAGTTCACAGACAAGAGGATAGGATATCTGGGTGCTATGTTGTTGCTGGACGAAAGACAAGACGTCCATCTTCTGGTGacaaattcattgaaaaa TGACTTAAATCACCAGACCCAGTACATTCAGAGTTTGGCCCTGTGTACACTAGGGACAATCTGCTCTGTGGAAATGAGCAGAGATCTGGCTggagaaattgaaaaaatgatcAAGTCTTCAAATGCCTACATCAAGAAGAAG GCTATCCTGTGTGCCTTCTGCATCATCCGCAAGGTGCCCGACCTGATGGAGATGTTTATCCCGGCCACCCGCTCCTTACTGAATGAGAAGAACCACGGCGTCTTGTTGACAGCCGTGTGTCTCATCACGGAAATGTGTGAGAAAAGCCCAGACACCCTGCATCATTTTAGAAAG GTGGTTCCTATGCTTGTACGCATCCTCAGAAATCTGATCATGGCCGGTTATTCTCCTGAACATGATGTTTTTGGTGTCAGTAATCCGTTTTTGCAG GTGAAGATCCTTCGCTTGCTCAGAATTCTAGGGAAGAACGATACTGATGCTAGTGAAACCATGAATGACATTTTAGCACAG GTCGCTACCAACACTGACACCAGTAAAAATGTAGGGCATGCCATTCTGTATGAAATTGTTCTGACCATCATGGGAATTAAGTCAGAAGCTGGACTCAGG GTTTTAGCAGTAAATATTCTTGGAAGATTTCTGCTgaataatgacaaaaatataag ATATGTGGCATTAAACACACTTTTGAGGGTTGTACAAGCAGATTACAATGCAGTCCAGAGACACAGGACAACCATTATTGACTGCCTGAAGGATGCTGATATTTCTATAAGAAG GCGTGCCATGGAACTCTCTTTTGCCCTAGTGAACACGGGAAACATCAGGGGAATGATGAAGGAACTTTTGGACTTCCTGGAAAACTGTGATCCAGAGTTCAAGGCAGATGTTTGTTCAAACATTGTCCAGTCAACAGAAAA ATACTCACCCACCAAGAGATGGCATATAGACACTGTGATGAAGATGCTACGTGTA GCGGGGTCCTATGTGCGAGATGATATTGTGTCCATATTGATCCAGTTAATAGCGGAGACTTCCGAACTGCACAACTACACAGTACAACAACTGTTCCTGTTGATCAAAGATGACATTCACCAGCCGTCCCTGGTACAGGTGGCCCTGTGGTGTATCGGAGAGTACGGCGAGAAACTGATCTCCGGGGTCTGTGAGGAGGATGAACCCGTGCAG GTATCAGAAGACGAGGTGATAGATGTTTTAGAAAAGGTCTTAACTCATAACTACTCCACAGAAGTCAGTAAGGAGTATGCAATGACCAGTCTTATGAAGCTAACTTCTCGATTTAGAACCTCAGTAGG GAGGGTCAAAGCTGTGATAGATGCTTATGGTGGTTCAACACACGTAGAACTCCAGCAGAGATCTGTAGAGTATTCTAATATCTTCaccaaatatgaaaatatgag ATCAGCTTTATTAGAGCCGATGCCATTAATAGAGGGTAgcagaagcaaaaatgttttagcCAACTCTGAAAGTTCAACTGATTTACTTAATGAAGGAAATATTCCTAATGGTGAAAGTACAACATCAGTAAAAgccaaaaatatcaacaatacaGAG AGTCagaatattttagatttattagATGTAGTTCCTCCAGCGGGAAATTCTGCAAACCCAGCTCCACCCCCCTCCGGCGGTGCCAATGACCTTCTAGATCTCCTGGGAGATGTAGCCACGATATCAAATCCAG CTCCACCTGTGAAGCCAACACCTGCCCCCAACTTACTTGATGATTTGATGGGAGGGGACACCACGCATAATAACCAAATGAATGGAAATGATG GTCCATACAAGTTGACCGCATTTGACAAGAATGGTCTGAAGGTGGAATTAACCTGTGAGCGAGACAATGGACAGCCCAATGTGACCATCATCAACGTCAAGTCCACCAACTCCACAGCCACCACAATGTCAGACTACATATTCCAAGCCGCTGTTCCTAAG TCATTCCAACTACAACTGCAGTCTCCATCAGGAAGTACATTACCACCAATGAACGATGGAGAGGTTACTCAAGTTATCAAAGTCAACAATCCACAGAAA CAAGCTATTAGGTTAAGGATTAAAGTGAGCTATAAGCAGAATGGAAACAACGTCACAGACATTGGTGAAGTGAGTTCTTTCCCATCAACATTATGGCAGTGA